A single genomic interval of Daucus carota subsp. sativus chromosome 1, DH1 v3.0, whole genome shotgun sequence harbors:
- the LOC135150641 gene encoding F-box protein CPR1-like, with protein MAPVRPNPTLSSDLLTEILKRLPVKPLVQYQLVSKTWLSLIKDPAFAEAQLRHAISTGTDETLIITRYLYLSGDHLQKFSLFNVDSCELMCDVKYPCSRKAPQVSDGYFRLVGSANGIVCVANCDFDVEEFFDPVFLWNPAIRKIKFLPPLPVGELNDLGFGYDPVARDYKVVSVVRKPFYSVEVYSANSNVWRKVACPIPTDVMDRFCSTFHVCVNGFLCGAGDFSMMVVFDLNREVMNYSIKLPVDGGRDDGDDDDDDDDDDYDDEYGSDYDSDGSYEAEANTRIIEINKSVGVIVLWANALDYEMSDWRWNKKVKLWKLDDEACLRGGGDEASWTLMFSLKFDRPSLLRNGYFSNGNLLLSVQSDNNMWISCDVDKKDAEIVPLSDEMADCCCCYDMCKYTESLVSLAGFKQISWKAGEDDN; from the coding sequence ATGGCGCCAGTGAGGCCCAATCCGACGCTTTCAAGCGATCTACTCACCGAGATTCTGAAACGCCTGCCAGTGAAACCACTAGTTCAGTACCAATTAGTCTCCAAGACATGGTTATCGCTGATCAAAGACCCTGCTTTCGCCGAAGCTCAGCTCCGTCACGCAATCTCCACCGGAACCGATGAAACCCTTATCATCACCCGTTATCTCTATCTCAGCGGTGATCATTTACAGAAATTCTCACTCTTTAACGTGGACTCTTGTGAACTAATGTGTGATGTTAAGTATCCGTGTTCTCGAAAGGCCCCTCAAGTATCGGACGGTTATTTTAGACTTGTTGGTTCTGCTAATGGTATTGTCTGTGTTGCTAATTGTGATTTTGATGTTGAGGAGTTTTTTGACCCTGTGTTTCTTTGGAATCCCgcaattagaaaaattaaatttcttcCGCCACTTCCGGTTGGTGAATTGAATGATTTGGGGTTCGGTTATGATCCGGTGGCTCGGGATTATAAGGTTGTTAGTGTTGTTAGAAAGCCTTTTTATTCGGTAGAGGTGTATTCGGCTAATAGTAATGTATGGCGAAAAGTGGCTTGTCCGATTCCAACGGACGTTATGGATCGTTTTTGCAGTACGTTCCATGTGTGTGTTAATGGATTTTTATGTGGTGCGGGGGATTTTAGTATGATGGTGGTGTTTGATTTGAACAGGGAGGTGATGAATTATTCTATTAAGCTTCCTGTTGATGGTGGTCGTGATGATGGTGACGACGACGATGATGATGACGAcgatgattatgatgatgaatATGGTTCCGACTATGACAGCGATGGGTCTTATGAAGCTGAAGCTAATACTCGTATAATCGAGATAAATAAGTCTGTTGGTGTTATTGTACTGTGGGCTAATGCACTGGATTATGAAATGTCTGATTGGAGATGGAACAAGAAGGTTAAATTGTGGAAGTTGGATGATGAGGCATGCCTTCGAGGTGGTGGAGACGAGGCATCATGGACGCTAATGTTTAGTCTTAAATTCGATAGACCATCGCTACTCCGTAATGGCTATTTCAGCAATGGGAATCTCTTATTATCAGTACAAAGTGATAATAACATGTGGATTTCATGTGATGTCGATAAGAAAGATGCCGAGATTGTCCCCCTTTCAGATGAGATGGCTGactgttgttgttgttatgATATGTGCAAGTATACAGAGAGCCTAGTTTCACTTGCAGGATTCAAACAAATTAGCTGGAAAGCTGGCGAAGATGATAATTAA